The Helianthus annuus cultivar XRQ/B chromosome 11, HanXRQr2.0-SUNRISE, whole genome shotgun sequence region AGGTCTATAACAGGTTATTCATTTCTTGTGTTGGGGAATTTAGTGAGTTGGAAAGCTCAGCTGCAACATGTAGTTGCATTATCATCCACAGAGGCAGAGTTTATTTCATTGACTGAAGGGGTAAAAGAGTCATTGTGGCTAAAAGGGCTGGTGTCTGATATGGGAGTTAATTTGGATGAAGTTGAGGTGTTTTGTGATAATACAGGAGCTATACAACTGTCTAAAAACAGTGCATTCCATGAAAGGACCAAGCACATAAGAGTCAAACTGTTTTTCATTAGAGAAATAATCAATTCAAAAGAGGTTATGGTCAAGTGGATTGAAACACAAGAAAATCCTGCAGATATGATAACAAAGCCACTTCCAGGAGTTAAATTTGATAGTTTTATGAAGATGTTGGGCTTACTTTAAAGTCAATTATGACTTTAAGGTGGAGATTGTTGAAATATAAAGTCATAAGTCTCATAAGCTGGTGCAGGGGAGTTAGAGGGGCTTTCTGGTCATTTCTCAAAGTTTAAATATGTCTTTAGTTTACAAGTGAATAAGTGATGAAAGATCAGGGACTGAAATTGCTAAAAACAAACAGTGGTTGTTAATGGCAGTTAGGGTTAGAGATTTGGAGCTTTATAAGCTGATCCACTGATCACATTTAAGGTATTCGATTCCATTGTAATTACTCGTTCAATTTATTTCTGGTTTCAATTCTTTGTACTTCGTTTTGAATTCAATAAAGTAATCAGTTAGATTTGAGTTGGATTGTGAGATTGTTCTTTGTGCGATAGTGATTTCTTTGGTGTTTGATTACAACATCAAAAGTGGGTATCGAAATCAGTATCGAAAATATAGTttggtaccggtatttgaaggcAAAAGCCAGTAAATACCGGTACTGAATATATCAAAGGTCGGTACCAAAAATATATCGGTTTAAAAAATTCGGTATTTGTACCCGGCACCATTTGCTCATCCTTAGTGTAAGCTTAAAAGGAGTCATTTTATAAGCTTGTATTGTATATAATTATGCATACAAGTCACGCCTCATGCTCTGTTAGCTTTTAAAAATTACTATAAACCATGCAATTTTAATTTGTACACATGCCACTAACAATTTAACTTTACAATGTTTGCAAATTAATTTTAGTACACATGCCACTAACAATCTAACTTTACAATATTTGCAAAACGACTGGTTGATATTGTACCGTACGACCATTTAAAGGTTATGGCTTGCATTATAACCTCGCCCCTACATTTGAAAGGCTGCTTGACAATTCGTCGAACGGCCATTTAAATGTTAAGAGCATAGCTACCGACCATCAAACGTTAGTTTGAGATTTTTGTTTGAACAACCATTTGAATTTGATGGTTGCGCATTTGAGTTTGGCACTACGTACTAGAAAATCCAAAATTTTCTATACCGTTTTTCATAGAAAATACGTCACAAATCACAATTTTTGACAAATTTTTAACAAAATGTATATGTAGGATTAATATGGATATGATCTTTGTTGAGTTTCACATGCTATTTTAATTAGGTACGTGACTACGTGTTATGTTTTTTAGGAAGTCGCCAAAAAGAACACTACTTATTACTTATGACTTATGAGGTCCATCTTGTTGTCACATGTAATATCATTATTCAGTTGGATTACTACCTACCCACGCTAAAAAAACAATACATCCGGTACGTATTTCTATCGTGCATATGGTTTTATTTTTGGAAGGTTTTGGTTTGTATGGATTTAACTTAAGTTACTTTTAATAAAAGCGAAAATTATTAGGGCGAAAATAGTTACCTACATGGCATAACATAGTAGGCCATTTTTATTTATTACATAAACTTATTGAAACAACCATGCAACTCAACGTGCATTTTATAGGCCaaacaacacacaaacacacaaaccctagcaaTTAAATGCTTAGGGATTAATTAGATTACGCTAGAGGAATCAACTTGATTGAGATTTCGCCAATAGTGAGATCTTCGCAACCTACCCTCGGCACCAATGTCACCGTTGCATACTCTTCGCCTTCGGTATTCGTGTCCTCCAACAGCTCAGTCAGCCCAAACCTACCCGCACTCGACATAGACATCTTCTTCATATCATTGTGCGGAATCTGTGCAAAACCACCTGCGTACTCAGGATCACAAGGCGTGGTAAAAACACCGTCTTTAACCTTGTCATTAACAAACACATCGAACTTTACAAACTTATCGCTATCGAACTTTATTCCGTTAACCAACAAAATCTCGTTGGCTGTCGCCTTGTCCTCTTTACTCCTGTTCACCGCGGGCCTCTTCACACGGACCTTCAGGATATTTTCTAGACTCACCGGGAACTTCAATTGGTCCACCGTTGGCACGTCTCCCGTGGACGCAACTTGGTCGGTTTTGCTACGTCTTGCCGGTCGGCTCTTGCGCCACGGGAACACTTCCTTGGAGTTCTCAAGGAAAGTATACTTGAGTTTCCCTATGTCCACGCAGTCTTTGTTATACACGCGCACAAGCTCCTGATTCTCGTCGTAGAACACATACGACGCGTTTAACCAGTCCGGAGACGTCGGTTCCACGTGTCCCGGAAGACCTAAATCCTTCCATAGCTTCCACGTACGGTCAACGTTTGCATGATGGCAGTAGAACACAGGGTCATACCTATTAAGATAATAATAAGAATTGTTATATATagtcatttttttattattagggTTAGTTACGATAACAATAACAATACCCCGCAGAGTAGAAGTTGCCCATATCCTCATTATTCGGCTGGTTTGTGTCGCCTACCCATCGATGAACCGCGGTGTGACTACCAGCTTCCACTGATCCGACCGACTTCGCACCATTAGCAACGGGTTGATCACCAGCAACGTATTCGCCCCCGAAGAAACTCAGTGTATCACCTCCGTTTCGGACCAAATCTCGGTACACTGTTGCAAGATTGCAAGCTCTTTGTTGTTGATCTGGAATGTTCTTATCCTTACCATCAAAGTCCAGATCCACAATTGCTGGTGGGAGATGACGCGAGTCGCGGTACACATCATACAACGAGTTCGGCTGGCCATCAACAGTCTCGGCCACAAACATTTCTGGCATCGGCATTCCGGCTGGGTCGTCCCATTTCCAGAACGGTAACGCGAAACTTGGCTCGTTAATCAACTTTCCGAGGATTCTTTCGTAGAAATATAGGTACCAACGGTGGAAGGGAAAGAAGAGCCATGAGTTGTGGATCTGAATGTCGATTTCGGGGAAACCGCTATCGACTTGAGTGTAACCACCGTTGCAGTAAGCACAATGGATTTTAGCTTGGCTGACGAAGCTGTGCGGGTGATCATCTGGAAGATCTCGCATGGCTTGGATGGCTCGTCTATAATCGTCCACCTGCTTCTTAGTGCCCGCGTGAGCGGGCCATCTTTTCCTCACCGTGGTTTCAGTTGGAAACACGAAGGGTTTGATCGTCTTTCCGAGGCTCGGCGGGCAGCATTTCCGTGTCCTGACCGCACCCACGATGTCCCCAATGCCGGAGTTCGCGTCCTTGCATATGGACGTGATGTCCGGGGACGTAATGGGCGCAGCCATGGCCGCAGGCAGGTTCACGGCTGTGTACAGGCTGCCGAGCCCTACCAACAGGTTCCTACGGTCTACATTGGGTAGTACCAGCTTTTGGGATTCTGGGAGTAtgattttgttgtcattttgttCGTCTTGTGCATGGTTGCATGAGACTCTGAACCCTTGGGTTTGATTGGTTCGAGCCTTGAAGGCTAGTTGGGTGGTTGTGGAAGGAAAGGCAGAGAGGGTGGTTGAAATAGGAAGTAAGGAAGACATAATAGATAGAAAGAAGAAGTGTGGTTCAAAACGTATACTTTGATACCCTATTTATACGGGATTCACGTGTGGAAAAACGATTATGAaataaaaaagtaataaaaaaggAAATTTACGAAAATGGTCAAGAATCATGTTGACTTATCAAAATGGCCATCTCATTCGTCAGAGGAGAAGCGCATCACCGATTACGAGACAACTTTTGCGTCTGCAAGGCTCATTCATGCGTCCTTAAATATAGAAGTGACATGTGTCTCAATGGGATGCGTCTTCATGTCGTTTTATGAGTCACGGAAGCATGGGATAAGTTGGCAACGCATGAGATGAGTCGGCAATGCATGGGATGAGTCACAGAcgcatgggatgagtcacggacgcatgggTCCATGAgatgagtcacggacgcatgggaTGCCTCAAATCTCGCTAAAAGTAAATTTTATGAGTCACGTACACAGGGGATGAGTCACGGATGCATGGGACACATGAGACGCATGAATGTTAATGAGACACATCTCCCTTCTATATTTGGTAAGTAAACTTTATTTTTGGCAATTTTTCGTAAATTCCCCATAAAAaatgagaaagaaagaaagaaattcttgAAGATTAGAAGTACCAGGTACCACACTTTATTTGTTTGTATGtgattgttttcttttttttaactgTTTCAAATATAGTGATCAAAAAGAAGATTCCTTCTATTTAGAAACGTGCTATTTAGATTTTGGTAGGTACGTTAATATTTAAATAACTTTAAGAAAATCTATTCTTTTTCTGCATAAAGTTGTAATAGGTCCCAAAATTTTAATAAAAGAAAATGTAAAGCCGATGCACGAGGCATTCGCAAGGTCCGGGGAAAGGTGTGTTCGGACAACTTTTAACCAAAATTTATAAGAGAATTTGATATATATTCTTGAAAACTTGTAAATTATCATACGACTCACTCGAAAGAAAGATTAAACTAATCCAAGATGAATCGCGAATGCTCAATATCGTCCGTCAATGACAATACATTTCCGAATCAAATTGGAAGGAGCGACTTGCGAGGATAAATATCGTGCAACAATTTTTTTAGTTAAAGTTTTGTTTCTCTACGTCAAAAGGGGCTCTAGGGGGAGTGAAATAATAAAGTCTTGGGCCCCAACTCTAAAAATATATGTAGGTAAGAATTAAATCCAAAGCAGATTTTTATTACTAAAAGAGCCTAAATTTAAGAATCCACTTTAGGCTTTCAAAAAGTACAAGACAGCCCTAATCCAATGCAAACTTAAAATATTAGATGTCCATTTTATTGGTTTACGATTATTTTACCCTTTATAAATATATCGTTTTTTAACTAATGTGGAGGAATTGTCTCTTAAAGAAGATAGACGATTAATTTAGGATTATTTGTGTAACAGAATAGGAGCAAACGTTGACATTAAAAAAAAATCGTTTTCTGAACCCTATTTTTATTTCTTGTGGATATACGGCTCAAAAAGATTTGGGATATGGTACACCCCATGATCGCTCGATTGATTATATAGATGAGTAAAATCGTAAGGAGATTTTATAGTTGTTTGGTACATCTGATTGCCAATGTGGTACTTGTAGCATTAAAACTTGTACACTGTAGATAATTAAGGTCTTGTTCGTATATGCATCACCCTTGTAGATAATTAAGGTCTTGTTCATATTTGCATCAGCCAACGAGTCATTACAGCATAGACTTTTTGGTCGAACATAGCATGTGGAGTACGACTGAATACAGTAGCTAGATTGTTTGTATATAATTGATTAAAATTTCATTgcagttaaaaaaacaaacaaaataaaagaaaaatggaTTCTAAATTCAAATTTGAACATAGACTTTTTGGTCAACTTGTCTAACTTTAATTATGCCACCTTTAAATTTTATTGAAATAATGTTTGGTACAGTAATATGTTTGTACAATAGTTTCATGATATATTTGGAATCCTAAATGATTTCTTGATATAGTTGAAAGTTTAGAAACACATATTACATCCATGGTGTTGTGATCTTCATGGGTCGGGTCGGTCTATTTATGGATTGTAACAAAGAGAGACCTAAACAGTATTTGGGTCCGGATTGATCTGATACCTATTTGAGCCGAATCTGGATCCGGGTGCAACTCTTATCATTATAGAAATTGTGAAAGTATAGTGTACACAATTTATTATCATCGACAATTATGTTCAATTATACACTATGAAGAAGCTCCTCGAACCTTGACAGAAAAACTTGATCAAACTTTCACCATTTTAAAGAGCAATGGCTAAATTATTGGGATCTCCAGTGATTATTTATAGTAGTTCAGATGTGATTCAGAAGATATTTCTAGCTATTTGTCACACATCTATACCGGTTTGGAGATAAATATTGTTGATCAACATGGTTTATTTTAAAATTACTAAGAGTTACCAACTCACAAATCTTAAAGAGAGTTAAGATTAGTTCATTTTTCTAAATTGACCACCATCTTAtatctttatgttttttattcaGCCAATGGTTTATTTTTTTCATTCATTTAACTAAATTGACCACCATCTtatctttatgttttttattcaGCCCATGGTTTATTTTTTTCATTCATTTAAGGTTTTTTTACtattttcatttatttaatattcTCTTTTAGTTCATTCCATATTTGACATTCTTTTAATTTCCTATAACTTTAAAAtacgattttttttttataaaattccgAATATGTTGTTACGCCATGTCtattactatttttttttgtttttaaagtGGCAACCCTTCCTCCTACTTTATTACACCAACAATTCGATATTATTCACTTTTGCCCAGGATTGAATAAGTTTTATTCAAATCAACTTAGAAATGACAACATTTGCTCCTACTCGAGTGTCGGTATCATTTCGGTACTCGGTACTGTGCGAACTGCGAACTGACTTGATATCAACCGAATGTTTGACACAACATGCAAAGATTCCCACCAGTTGatatatataaaaagtaaaagttttaataagAATAAGGGTAGAAATATCAAATTCCATATAGTTTTTAATGAAACATGTAAATATgatattttaattaaattttaAGGACAATtatgatactttaaatttggatTATGTATATAAAATATTTCATAAGTTTATATAGGTATATATCCCAAATTTATTTTAACTATAATTGATTCCCGTGTTATGGGGTCTGCGATAAATTCTTCCTCAGTTACAGTAAAGTAATATAGTTGTAtgctttaaaacatgtttaatttattAAGTCAATTGTTTTGCAAAACTTGGTGGTGGTGTATGTGAAATGTCAATTACAATCCACCTACACTGCATAATACCGAAACCAAagaaaaaaatcataaaaatgaatgtAAGTGCATATACAAATGTTGTTTAGTTAGAATCAGTACCCCAAGATAGAAAACCCTCTAGACGTTTAAATATATACAAGGTCATGGATTCAACACCCGAAGAGTGctaaaaaacaaacataaaaatTTAAAACGTTTTTAAACCTACCTACCCTACCATGATCGCTTTCATTTTCAGGATATTATTTTATTGGtgataatgaaaaaaaaaacgtaaagTATTATAAATGTATTGTTAttgtggttatcaacacctaaaatagaTTAGTCTTGTTATCCAAGTTTTCTCTCTTATATATAGACTCTTTGTATATCATTGTAAAAACACCTCAATCAATGAAATCAATTTATTCTCCCTACATCTCTCTCCTGTTAttttgctattaggctagtttcacaacacATTATCAGCACGAGTTGCTTTTGCTTTTGAAGTGGAATAGGATTGATGAGAATTATCAAATTTAATTCTCTAAACATGTCATCAAAGTCAACAGCAGTAAAGGTACAATTTTACTgtttataattaaaaataataggAAACACTTTTGTTACAAAGTTTATGTATAGAACAATGTGCACGTACAAGATAATATTCTGGAAGAAGACTTATTGGGTAATTTTGATCATTCTAGCGAAGGAAGATGGGTTTGGTGGATATGGATTTTTATGTTGTTAATGTATTTATCCTTAATAAAATTTAGAGATAATACAGAGAATGataaaaaagaaataaacaaaaaacctatcaaaatattttattctctggtacagcaaaaaaaaaaaattaaagatgcTACATTAAATCTGTAAACATAGACTCActctttgtttttgtttatttttcatATGCATTCTTATAAATGTTTGTGAAACTGTGAATCATGTAACAAAGAGAAATAATAAGctaaaaaaaatatttagctGAATAAAGGCAAATATAAAAAGAGGGACATGAGAAGCTTTTAAAAAGTAAATAAATTTAGAGATAAATGTGTTTGGGCAAAAGAGTTTTGAAATTCACATGGATAAGACTTAGATCATATTATCATATACGACATGCACATGTTGCATATATGTATTTAGCTTTACATATATTTGTTAACAGAATGATGTTAGGTATAGGTTAAGGAATAATGTTTTCTTAaaagttttaatatttaatatttatttcAAAATATTACTAAATTGGTATAACGTTTATTCTTTATGATCTTAGTAGCATATTTTCTTCGGAAATTATAACTTTTTATAAATCTAGTTACGACGATTCAAAAGTTAAGAAAACAATACCTACCAAAATATATCGACGATTAATGGCTCcattgtttttattgtttttggtaACAAAATCTCAAAATGAATTTAAATTGGAATTAGATAAAAGGTAGGCTACAATTTCTTTTTAAAAATAGTATATTATGGTTTATTGTTGGTGGCTTTATTTATTTGGATCTCGTCCAGTTCTAAGGTTCACTTATCATACACTTGTTAATATTTTAACTTCATTGAAAGATAATATGTGAACGTATACGTGATATATTTGTATGTCAAAATATATGTGTGAATTAACATAACAGTGAGATATACTTGTAAATGGTTATATATTTTAAAAGGCAGCTACTTGTTGTTAGATAAGAAAATGTTATCTAAGCTTTTTAGTAAGATTATCAATATTGCAATTTTATTAATGCCATTAAAATAATGAATATAacttgtaaaatgatagaaatttTAATGTTATTCTATAAATATTTGTATTGACAAATGGAGATGTATTTGTATAGATATGATAtatatgtgcatgtatgtatgtgtatttgTTTATAATTGATGAAAGAAAAGCATCTTATATCATAATGTTTTTAGCATAATTTGTTTTATATGATGACATGCTATAACGTTATGTATTGCATAGTTAAACTTTGTGTATTATTAGTATTGCATTTATATATGTC contains the following coding sequences:
- the LOC110889779 gene encoding polyphenol oxidase I, chloroplastic, giving the protein MSSLLPISTTLSAFPSTTTQLAFKARTNQTQGFRVSCNHAQDEQNDNKIILPESQKLVLPNVDRRNLLVGLGSLYTAVNLPAAMAAPITSPDITSICKDANSGIGDIVGAVRTRKCCPPSLGKTIKPFVFPTETTVRKRWPAHAGTKKQVDDYRRAIQAMRDLPDDHPHSFVSQAKIHCAYCNGGYTQVDSGFPEIDIQIHNSWLFFPFHRWYLYFYERILGKLINEPSFALPFWKWDDPAGMPMPEMFVAETVDGQPNSLYDVYRDSRHLPPAIVDLDFDGKDKNIPDQQQRACNLATVYRDLVRNGGDTLSFFGGEYVAGDQPVANGAKSVGSVEAGSHTAVHRWVGDTNQPNNEDMGNFYSAGYDPVFYCHHANVDRTWKLWKDLGLPGHVEPTSPDWLNASYVFYDENQELVRVYNKDCVDIGKLKYTFLENSKEVFPWRKSRPARRSKTDQVASTGDVPTVDQLKFPVSLENILKVRVKRPAVNRSKEDKATANEILLVNGIKFDSDKFVKFDVFVNDKVKDGVFTTPCDPEYAGGFAQIPHNDMKKMSMSSAGRFGLTELLEDTNTEGEEYATVTLVPRVGCEDLTIGEISIKLIPLA